One window of the Enterobacter huaxiensis genome contains the following:
- the glpG gene encoding rhomboid family intramembrane serine protease GlpG, protein MLMITSFTNPRVAQAFVDYMATQGVILTVQQHNQTDVWLADESQAARVNEELARFLENPGDPRYLAASWQSGHTGSGLHYSRFPFLATIRERAGPFTLLLMAACIIVFIIMNVAGDQSVMIALAWPYDPSLDFDVWRYFTHALMHFSVMHILFNLLWWWYLGGIVEKRLGSGKLIVITVISALLSGYVQHKFSGPWFGGLSGVVYALMGYVWLRGERDPESGIYLQRGLITFALIWLIAGWFDLFGMSIANGAHVTGLAVGLAMAFADTLHARKRT, encoded by the coding sequence ATGTTGATGATTACCTCCTTTACCAATCCGCGCGTCGCCCAGGCGTTTGTCGACTATATGGCGACGCAGGGCGTTATCCTGACTGTTCAGCAACATAACCAGACCGACGTCTGGCTGGCCGACGAAAGCCAGGCCGCGCGCGTAAACGAAGAGCTGGCGCGTTTTCTTGAGAATCCCGGTGACCCGCGTTACCTGGCGGCAAGCTGGCAGTCCGGCCACACGGGCAGCGGGCTGCACTACAGCCGTTTTCCCTTCCTTGCCACTATTCGCGAACGCGCGGGTCCGTTCACGCTGCTGCTGATGGCGGCCTGCATCATCGTCTTCATTATTATGAACGTGGCAGGCGACCAGAGCGTGATGATTGCCCTCGCGTGGCCGTACGATCCGTCGCTGGATTTTGACGTATGGCGCTACTTCACCCACGCGCTGATGCATTTCTCGGTGATGCACATCCTCTTTAACCTGCTGTGGTGGTGGTATCTCGGCGGTATTGTTGAGAAGCGTCTCGGCAGCGGAAAATTGATTGTCATTACGGTGATAAGCGCCCTGCTGAGCGGCTATGTGCAGCACAAGTTCAGCGGTCCGTGGTTCGGCGGATTGTCCGGCGTGGTATATGCCCTGATGGGCTACGTCTGGCTCAGGGGCGAGCGCGATCCGGAAAGCGGCATCTATCTGCAGCGCGGATTAATAACCTTTGCGTTAATATGGCTGATTGCCGGATGGTTTGATCTGTTTGGTATGTCTATTGCCAACGGTGCGCACGTCACCGGGCTGGCCGTGGGGCTGGCGATGGCGTTTGCCGACACGCTCCATGCGCGAAAACGAACATAA
- a CDS encoding DeoR/GlpR family transcriptional regulator, with amino-acid sequence MKQTQRHDAIIELVKKQGYVSTEELVEQFAVSPQTIRRDLNDLADQNRILRHHGGAALPSSSVNTSWHDRKATQTAEKERIARKVASQIPNGATLFIDIGTTPEAVAHALLNHENLRVVTNNLNVANTLMQKDDFRIILAGGELRSRDGGIIGEATLDFISQFRLDFGILGISGIDSDGSLLEFDYHEVRTKRAIIENSRHVMLVVDHSKFGRNAMVNMGSISMVDAVYTDVPPPAGVMQVIKDNNVQLELC; translated from the coding sequence ATGAAACAAACACAACGTCATGACGCCATTATCGAACTGGTAAAAAAACAGGGATACGTCAGCACCGAAGAGCTGGTGGAGCAGTTTGCCGTCAGCCCGCAAACCATTCGTCGTGACCTGAACGACCTGGCCGATCAGAACCGCATTCTGCGCCACCACGGCGGGGCGGCGCTGCCGTCCAGCTCGGTCAACACCTCATGGCACGATCGTAAAGCGACGCAAACGGCAGAAAAAGAGCGCATTGCCCGTAAAGTGGCAAGCCAGATCCCGAACGGGGCGACGCTGTTTATTGATATCGGCACAACGCCGGAAGCGGTGGCCCATGCGCTGCTGAATCACGAGAACCTGCGCGTGGTCACCAACAACCTTAACGTGGCGAACACGCTGATGCAGAAGGATGATTTTCGCATCATCCTGGCGGGCGGGGAGCTGCGCAGCCGCGACGGTGGAATTATCGGTGAAGCGACGCTCGATTTTATCTCTCAGTTCCGCCTCGATTTCGGCATTCTGGGGATCAGCGGCATCGACAGCGACGGCTCGCTGCTGGAGTTTGACTACCACGAGGTGCGCACCAAGCGCGCGATCATTGAAAACTCACGCCACGTGATGCTGGTGGTAGATCACTCTAAGTTTGGCCGTAACGCGATGGTGAACATGGGCAGCATCAGCATGGTCGATGCGGTCTATACGGACGTGCCGCCGCCGGCAGGGGTGATGCAGGTGATTAAAGATAATAATGTGCAGTTAGAGTTGTGTTGA
- the glgP gene encoding glycogen phosphorylase, which yields MNAPFSYSSPTLSVEALKHSIAYKLMFTIGKDPVIANKHEWLNATLFAVRDRLVERWLRSNRAQLSQETRQVYYLSMEFLIGRTLSNALLSLGIYDDVKNALEEMGLDLEELIDEENDPGLGNGGLGRLAACFLDSLATLALPGRGYGIRYDYGMFKQNIVDGRQKESPDYWLEYGNPWEFKRHNTRYKVRFGGRIQQEGKKSRWVETEEILAVAYDQIIPGYDTDATNTLRLWSAQASSEINLGKFNQGDYFAAVEDKNHSENVSRVLYPDDSTYSGRELRLRQEYFLVSSTIQDILSRHYQLHKTYANLAEKTAIHLNDTHPVLSIPELMRLLIDEHKFSWDNAFEVTCQVFSYTNHTLMSEALETWPVDMLGKILPRHLQIIFEINDYFLKTLQEQYPNDTGLLSRASIIDESNGRRVRMAWLAVVISHKVNGVSELHSNLMVQSLFADFAKIFPTRFCNVTNGVTPRRWLALANKPLSEVLDANIGRTWRTDLGQLSELEQHIDFPTVNKAVREAKLLNKKRLAVYLAMHLNVVANPKALFDVQIKRIHEYKRQLMNVLHVITHYNRIKADPTADWVPRVKIFAGKAASAYYMAKHIIHLINDVAKVVNTDPDIGDRLKVVFIPNYSVSLAQLIIPAADLSEQISTAGTEASGTSNMKFALNGALTIGTLDGANVEMLEHVGADNIFIFGNTTEEVEELRRQGYKPREYYEQDEELRQVLTQIATGLFNPDEPGRYRDLVDSLINFGDHYQVLADYRSYVDCQDRVDELYRQQEKWTSAAMYNIANMGYFSSDRTIKEYADTIWHIDPVRL from the coding sequence ATGAATGCACCTTTTAGCTACTCTTCACCCACGCTCAGCGTTGAGGCGTTAAAGCACTCCATCGCCTATAAGCTGATGTTTACCATCGGGAAAGATCCGGTTATTGCCAACAAACACGAGTGGCTGAACGCCACCCTGTTTGCGGTACGTGACCGTTTAGTTGAACGCTGGCTGCGATCCAACCGCGCCCAGCTCTCGCAGGAGACGCGTCAGGTTTACTACCTGTCGATGGAGTTTTTGATTGGCCGCACCCTTTCCAACGCGCTGCTGTCGCTCGGCATTTATGACGATGTAAAAAACGCGCTGGAAGAGATGGGGCTGGATTTAGAAGAGCTGATTGACGAAGAAAATGACCCGGGCCTCGGTAACGGGGGGCTGGGTCGCCTTGCCGCCTGCTTCCTCGACTCGCTGGCGACGCTGGCGCTGCCGGGCCGCGGATACGGTATCCGCTACGACTACGGCATGTTCAAGCAGAACATCGTCGATGGCCGCCAGAAGGAGTCCCCGGACTACTGGCTGGAGTACGGCAACCCGTGGGAGTTCAAGCGCCACAACACGCGCTATAAGGTGCGCTTTGGCGGGCGAATTCAGCAGGAAGGGAAAAAATCCCGCTGGGTTGAGACCGAAGAGATCCTGGCCGTGGCCTATGACCAGATCATCCCCGGTTACGATACCGATGCCACCAATACGCTGCGCCTGTGGAGCGCCCAGGCCAGCAGCGAGATCAACCTCGGTAAATTCAACCAGGGCGACTACTTCGCGGCGGTGGAAGATAAAAACCACTCTGAGAACGTCTCCCGCGTGCTGTACCCGGACGACTCGACCTACTCTGGCCGCGAGCTGCGCCTGCGTCAGGAGTATTTCCTCGTCTCCTCGACCATTCAGGACATCCTGAGCCGCCACTACCAGCTGCACAAAACCTACGCCAACCTGGCGGAGAAAACGGCCATTCACCTTAACGACACCCACCCGGTGCTCTCCATTCCCGAGCTGATGCGCCTGCTGATTGACGAACATAAGTTCAGCTGGGATAACGCCTTTGAGGTGACCTGTCAGGTCTTCTCCTACACCAACCACACGCTGATGAGCGAGGCGCTGGAGACCTGGCCGGTGGATATGCTCGGCAAAATTCTGCCGCGCCATTTGCAGATCATCTTTGAGATCAACGACTACTTCCTCAAGACGCTGCAGGAGCAGTATCCGAACGATACCGGCCTGCTGAGCCGCGCCTCGATCATTGATGAGTCTAACGGCCGCCGCGTGCGCATGGCCTGGCTGGCGGTGGTGATCAGCCACAAGGTCAACGGCGTGTCCGAGCTGCACTCTAACCTGATGGTTCAGTCTCTGTTTGCGGACTTCGCGAAGATATTCCCGACGCGCTTCTGCAACGTGACAAACGGCGTCACGCCGCGCCGCTGGCTGGCGCTGGCGAACAAGCCGCTGTCTGAGGTGCTGGACGCCAATATTGGCCGCACCTGGCGTACCGATTTAGGCCAGCTGAGCGAGCTTGAGCAGCATATTGATTTCCCGACGGTGAACAAAGCCGTGCGTGAAGCCAAGCTGCTGAATAAAAAACGTCTGGCGGTCTACCTTGCGATGCACCTTAACGTGGTGGCGAATCCGAAAGCGCTGTTTGATGTGCAAATTAAGCGCATCCACGAGTACAAGCGCCAGCTGATGAACGTGCTGCACGTGATCACCCACTACAACCGCATCAAGGCCGACCCGACGGCCGACTGGGTGCCGCGCGTGAAGATCTTTGCCGGTAAGGCCGCGTCCGCGTACTACATGGCGAAGCACATCATTCATCTGATTAACGATGTTGCGAAGGTGGTGAACACCGATCCGGATATCGGCGACAGGCTGAAGGTAGTGTTCATCCCGAACTACAGCGTGAGCCTGGCGCAGCTGATCATCCCGGCGGCGGATCTCTCTGAGCAGATTTCCACGGCCGGAACGGAAGCGTCCGGCACCAGCAACATGAAGTTTGCCCTTAACGGCGCGCTGACCATCGGCACGCTGGACGGCGCGAACGTCGAGATGCTGGAGCACGTGGGTGCGGATAACATTTTTATCTTCGGGAATACGACGGAAGAGGTGGAGGAACTGCGCAGGCAGGGCTACAAGCCGCGTGAGTATTACGAGCAGGACGAAGAGTTACGTCAGGTGCTGACGCAAATTGCGACGGGCCTGTTTAACCCCGACGAGCCGGGGCGCTATCGTGACCTGGTCGATTCGCTGATTAACTTTGGCGATCACTATCAGGTGCTGGCGGATTACCGCAGCTATGTGGACTGCCAGGACAGAGTAGACGAGCTGTACCGTCAGCAGGAGAAGTGGACCAGCGCCGCGATGTATAACATCGCCAATATGGGATACTTCTCGTCGGACAGAACCATCAAAGAGTATGCCGATACGATCTGGCATATCGATCCGGTGCGGTTGTAA
- the glpE gene encoding thiosulfate sulfurtransferase GlpE, with protein MDQFECINVEEAHQKMHQGKAVLVDIRDPQSFAMGHTPGAFHLTNDSLGAFMRDNDFETPVMVMCYHGNSSKGAAQYLLQQGYDAVYSVDGGFDAWHRHFPAEVEYAFER; from the coding sequence ATGGATCAGTTTGAATGTATTAACGTAGAAGAAGCCCACCAGAAGATGCACCAGGGAAAAGCGGTGCTGGTGGACATCCGCGATCCGCAGAGCTTCGCGATGGGCCACACGCCGGGCGCGTTCCATCTCACCAACGACTCCCTGGGCGCGTTTATGCGCGATAACGACTTCGAGACCCCGGTTATGGTCATGTGCTACCACGGCAACAGCAGCAAAGGCGCGGCGCAGTACCTGCTTCAGCAGGGTTACGACGCGGTATACAGCGTCGACGGCGGCTTCGATGCCTGGCACCGTCACTTCCCTGCGGAAGTTGAATACGCGTTTGAGCGCTGA
- the glgC gene encoding glucose-1-phosphate adenylyltransferase, whose protein sequence is MVRLEKNDPLMLARQLPLKTVALILAGGRGTRLKDLTIKRAKPAVHFGGKFRIIDFALSNCLNSGIRRIGVITQYQSHTLVQHIQRGWSFFSEEMNEFVDLLPAQQRVHGENWYRGTADAVTQNLDIIRRYSAEYIVILAGDHIYKQDYSHMLIDHVEKGARCTVACLPVPVAEATAFGVMHVDADDKIIDFVEKPANPPTMPGDDTKSLASMGIYVFDADYLYELLEEDDKDENSSHDFGKDIIPKITKAGMAYAHPFPLSCVQSDPNSEPYWRDVGTLEAYWKANLDLASVTPELDMYDQNWPIRTHMESLPPAKFVQDRSGSHGMTLNSLVSGGCIISGSVVVQSVLFPRVRVNSFCNIDSAVLLPDVWVGRSCRLRRCVIDRACVIPEGMVIGENAEEDARRFYRSEEGIVLVTREMLRKLQVKQER, encoded by the coding sequence ATGGTTAGATTAGAGAAGAACGATCCGTTAATGTTGGCTCGCCAGCTACCATTAAAAACTGTTGCCCTGATACTCGCGGGCGGGCGTGGTACCCGTCTGAAAGATTTAACCATCAAGCGCGCTAAACCGGCCGTTCACTTTGGTGGTAAGTTCCGCATCATCGATTTTGCACTCTCAAACTGCCTGAACTCAGGCATTCGCCGCATTGGCGTCATTACGCAGTATCAGTCGCACACGCTGGTGCAACACATTCAGCGCGGCTGGTCATTCTTCAGCGAAGAGATGAACGAGTTTGTCGACCTCCTGCCTGCGCAGCAGCGCGTTCACGGGGAGAACTGGTATCGCGGTACGGCGGATGCGGTGACGCAGAACCTCGACATCATTCGTCGCTACAGCGCGGAGTACATCGTGATCCTCGCGGGTGACCACATCTACAAGCAAGACTACTCCCACATGCTGATCGACCACGTTGAGAAAGGGGCGCGCTGCACCGTGGCGTGTCTGCCGGTGCCCGTTGCGGAGGCAACGGCGTTCGGCGTGATGCACGTGGATGCCGACGATAAAATCATCGACTTTGTTGAAAAACCGGCAAACCCGCCAACCATGCCGGGGGATGATACGAAATCCCTCGCCAGCATGGGGATCTATGTCTTTGATGCTGATTACCTTTACGAACTGCTGGAAGAAGACGACAAAGACGAAAATTCCAGCCACGACTTTGGCAAGGACATCATCCCGAAAATCACCAAAGCTGGCATGGCTTATGCACATCCTTTCCCGCTGTCCTGCGTGCAGTCTGACCCCAATTCCGAGCCCTACTGGCGCGACGTTGGCACCCTGGAAGCCTACTGGAAAGCGAACCTGGACCTGGCATCCGTCACGCCTGAGCTGGATATGTACGACCAGAACTGGCCGATTCGCACCCACATGGAATCGTTACCGCCCGCGAAGTTCGTGCAGGACCGTTCCGGCAGCCACGGCATGACGCTCAATTCGCTGGTGTCCGGCGGGTGCATCATCTCCGGCTCGGTGGTGGTGCAGTCTGTGCTGTTCCCGCGCGTGAGGGTGAACTCATTCTGTAATATCGACTCGGCAGTTCTGCTGCCGGACGTCTGGGTAGGGCGCTCTTGCCGCCTGCGCCGCTGCGTGATCGACCGCGCCTGCGTCATTCCGGAAGGGATGGTGATAGGTGAAAATGCGGAAGAGGACGCGCGTCGCTTCTACCGTTCAGAAGAAGGGATCGTGTTAGTCACACGGGAAATGTTGCGGAAGCTGCAGGTCAAACAGGAGCGATAA
- the glgX gene encoding glycogen debranching protein GlgX, with protein sequence MTQLTAGKPEPLGASVDGKGVNFTLFSAHAERVELCVFDGEGNEHRYDLPERTGDIWHGYLAGGRPGLRYGYRVHGPWEPTQGHWFNPAKLLIDPCAHRVDGEFKDDPIFHVGYGEPDRRDSAPVAPKSVVVNDIYDWEDDAPPRTPWGNTVIYEAHVKGLTYLHPSIPQEMRGTYKALAHPAMIAYLKHLGITALELLPVAHFASEPRLLRLGLSNYWGYNPLAMFALEPRYAVHPDKARDEFRDAVKALHEAGIEVILDVVLNHSAESDLDGPTLSQRGIDNRSYYWIREDGDYYNWTGCGNTLNLSHPAVSHYAYACLKYWVETYHIDGFRFDLASVMGRTPAFSQQAPLFEAIKNCPVLSQVKLIAEPWDIGEGGYQVGNFPPLFAEWNDRFRDAARRFWLEKNLSLGEFAGRFAGSSDLFKRDGKLPSATINLVTAHDGFTLRDCVCFNQKHNEANGEENRDGTNNNHSFNHGIEGLGGNLDVIERRRASVHALLTTLLLSQGTPMLLAGDEHGHSQHGNNNAYCQDNPLTWLDWGEANSGLTQFTAALIHLRQQIPALTANRWWEEGDGNVGWLNKDAQPLSAQEWQHGITCLQILLSDTWLVTLNATDDVAEIVLPDGEWRAVPPFAGADNPVVMAVWHGPAHGVCVFQR encoded by the coding sequence ATGACGCAACTCACGGCAGGTAAACCCGAACCGCTCGGGGCGAGCGTTGATGGAAAGGGCGTGAACTTCACCCTCTTTTCAGCCCATGCGGAACGGGTAGAACTCTGTGTGTTTGATGGTGAAGGCAATGAGCACCGTTACGATTTACCTGAGCGTACGGGAGACATCTGGCACGGCTACCTGGCCGGAGGACGCCCGGGTCTGCGCTACGGATATCGCGTTCATGGCCCGTGGGAACCGACGCAGGGGCACTGGTTTAACCCGGCGAAGCTGTTGATCGACCCGTGCGCCCACCGCGTGGACGGGGAGTTCAAAGACGACCCGATTTTCCACGTTGGCTACGGTGAACCCGACCGCCGCGACAGTGCCCCCGTCGCGCCCAAAAGCGTGGTGGTAAACGATATCTACGACTGGGAAGACGATGCCCCGCCGCGCACGCCGTGGGGCAACACCGTTATTTACGAAGCCCACGTGAAAGGGCTGACGTATCTGCACCCGTCGATTCCCCAGGAGATGCGCGGCACCTATAAGGCGCTCGCGCATCCGGCGATGATCGCCTATCTGAAGCATCTGGGGATCACCGCGCTGGAGCTGCTGCCCGTGGCGCATTTTGCCAGCGAGCCTCGTCTCCTGCGGCTGGGCCTGAGCAACTACTGGGGCTACAACCCGCTGGCGATGTTCGCGCTGGAACCGCGCTATGCGGTGCATCCGGATAAGGCCCGGGATGAATTTCGCGATGCGGTGAAGGCGCTTCATGAAGCGGGAATTGAGGTCATTCTGGACGTGGTGTTGAACCATAGCGCCGAAAGCGATCTCGACGGCCCGACGCTATCACAGCGCGGAATTGATAACCGTAGCTATTATTGGATCAGGGAGGATGGCGATTACTACAACTGGACCGGCTGCGGTAACACGCTGAATCTTAGCCACCCGGCAGTATCGCATTATGCCTACGCGTGCCTGAAATACTGGGTTGAGACGTACCACATTGACGGCTTCCGCTTCGATTTGGCCTCCGTCATGGGGCGTACGCCCGCCTTTAGCCAGCAGGCACCGCTGTTTGAAGCGATAAAAAATTGTCCCGTGCTGTCGCAGGTGAAGCTGATCGCGGAGCCGTGGGACATCGGCGAGGGCGGTTATCAGGTGGGGAATTTTCCGCCGCTGTTTGCCGAGTGGAACGATCGCTTCCGCGATGCCGCGCGCCGCTTCTGGCTGGAAAAAAACCTGTCGTTAGGGGAGTTCGCCGGGCGCTTTGCAGGATCCAGTGATCTGTTTAAACGTGACGGTAAATTACCCTCCGCCACCATCAATCTGGTGACGGCGCACGACGGTTTTACGCTGCGCGACTGCGTTTGTTTCAATCAGAAACACAATGAGGCAAACGGTGAAGAGAATCGCGATGGCACTAACAATAACCATAGCTTTAACCATGGTATAGAAGGGTTAGGCGGAAATCTTGACGTTATCGAGCGGCGACGCGCCAGCGTGCACGCGCTGCTGACCACGCTGCTGCTGTCGCAGGGCACGCCGATGCTGCTGGCGGGCGATGAACATGGCCACAGCCAGCACGGTAACAACAACGCCTATTGCCAGGACAACCCGTTAACCTGGCTTGACTGGGGTGAAGCGAACAGCGGGTTAACCCAGTTTACCGCGGCGCTGATCCACCTTCGCCAGCAGATCCCCGCGCTGACCGCCAACCGCTGGTGGGAGGAGGGCGACGGTAACGTTGGCTGGCTGAACAAAGACGCGCAACCGTTGAGCGCGCAAGAGTGGCAACACGGCATAACCTGCCTGCAAATCCTGCTGTCGGATACGTGGCTGGTGACGCTGAACGCGACGGACGACGTCGCAGAGATTGTTTTACCTGACGGGGAGTGGCGAGCCGTTCCCCCCTTTGCCGGAGCGGATAATCCGGTTGTTATGGCTGTCTGGCACGGGCCTGCGCACGGAGTGTGCGTATTCCAAAGATGA
- the glpD gene encoding glycerol-3-phosphate dehydrogenase, translated as METKDLIVIGGGINGAGIAVDAAGRGLSVMMLEANDLACATSSASSKLIHGGLRYLEHYEFRLVSEALAEREVLLKMAPHLAIPMRFRLPHRPHLRPAWMIRIGLFMYDHLGKRTSLPGSTGLRFGSESVLKPEIVRGFEYSDCWVDDARLVLANAQMVEKKGGEVKTRTRATAARRENGLWIVEAEDVDTGEKFSWKARGLVNATGPWVKQFFDDGMHLPSPYGIRLIKGSHIVVPRVHTQKQAYILQNEDKRIVFVIPWMDEFSIIGTTDVEYKGDPKNVVIEESEVNYLLKVYNAHFKKQLSRDDVVWTYSGVRPLCDDESDSPQAITRDYTLDIHDVDGQAPLLSVFGGKLTTYRKLAEHALEKLAPYYKGIGPAWTKGAVLPGGDIGDNRDDYAAKLRRRFPFITEGMARHYARTYGSNTELFLGEAKEIADLGEHFGHELYEAELRYLVEHEWVRRLDDAIWRRTKEGMWLNAEQQSRVAQWLQQHAGKGELSLAS; from the coding sequence ATGGAAACCAAAGATCTGATTGTGATAGGCGGTGGCATCAACGGTGCCGGTATTGCGGTCGACGCCGCAGGACGCGGTTTATCCGTAATGATGCTGGAAGCTAACGATCTCGCCTGCGCGACGTCGTCCGCCAGCTCCAAGCTGATTCACGGTGGCCTGCGCTACCTGGAACACTACGAATTCCGCCTCGTCAGCGAAGCGCTGGCCGAACGTGAAGTGCTGCTGAAAATGGCGCCGCATCTGGCTATTCCGATGCGCTTCCGCCTGCCCCATCGCCCGCACCTGCGCCCGGCGTGGATGATCCGAATCGGTCTGTTTATGTACGACCATCTGGGTAAACGCACCAGCCTGCCGGGTTCGACCGGTTTGCGTTTTGGCTCAGAATCGGTCCTTAAGCCTGAAATCGTGCGCGGTTTCGAATATTCCGACTGCTGGGTGGACGATGCGCGTCTGGTTCTGGCGAATGCGCAGATGGTCGAGAAGAAAGGCGGCGAGGTGAAAACCCGCACCCGCGCCACCGCCGCGCGCCGCGAAAACGGCCTGTGGATTGTGGAAGCGGAAGACGTGGATACCGGCGAGAAGTTCAGCTGGAAAGCGCGCGGCCTGGTGAACGCGACCGGCCCGTGGGTGAAGCAGTTCTTCGACGATGGCATGCACCTGCCCTCCCCGTACGGCATTCGCCTGATCAAAGGCAGCCACATTGTGGTGCCGCGCGTGCATACCCAGAAGCAGGCCTACATTCTGCAGAACGAAGACAAGCGCATCGTGTTTGTGATCCCGTGGATGGACGAGTTCTCCATCATCGGCACCACCGACGTGGAGTACAAAGGCGATCCGAAGAACGTCGTGATCGAAGAGAGCGAAGTGAACTACCTGCTGAAAGTGTACAACGCGCACTTCAAGAAACAGCTGTCACGCGATGACGTGGTGTGGACTTACTCCGGCGTGCGTCCGCTGTGCGACGATGAATCCGATTCACCGCAGGCCATCACCCGCGACTACACGCTCGATATTCACGACGTTGACGGCCAGGCGCCGCTGCTTTCCGTATTCGGCGGCAAGCTCACGACCTACCGCAAGCTGGCCGAGCACGCGCTGGAAAAACTGGCGCCGTACTACAAAGGCATTGGCCCGGCGTGGACCAAAGGTGCCGTGCTGCCCGGCGGTGATATCGGCGATAACCGCGATGACTACGCCGCGAAGCTGCGCCGTCGCTTCCCGTTCATTACCGAAGGAATGGCGCGCCACTACGCCCGCACCTACGGCAGCAATACCGAGCTGTTCCTGGGCGAAGCGAAAGAAATTGCCGACCTGGGCGAACATTTCGGCCACGAGCTGTACGAAGCCGAGCTGCGCTACCTGGTCGAGCACGAGTGGGTTCGCCGACTGGACGATGCCATCTGGCGTCGGACTAAAGAAGGGATGTGGCTCAACGCCGAGCAGCAGTCTCGCGTGGCGCAGTGGTTGCAACAACATGCGGGAAAGGGTGAACTGTCGCTCGCGTCGTAA
- the glgA gene encoding glycogen synthase GlgA, giving the protein MQVLHVCSEMFPLLKTGGLADVLGALPAAQIAGGVDTRVLLPAFPDIRRGIPDAKVVTRRETFAGRITLLFGHYNGVGIYLIDAPHLYDRPGSPYHDTNLFAYTDNVMRFALLGWVGAEMAVGLDPFWRPNVVHAHDWHAGLAPAYLAARGNPAKSVFTVHNLAYQGMYYAHHMNDIDLPWSFFNMHGLEFNGQISFLKAGLYYADHITAVSPTYAREITLPEFGYGMEGLLQQRHREGRLSGILNGVDEQIWSPETDLLLAARYGRDSVEDKAENKRQLQIAMGLKVNDKVPLFAVVSRLTSQKGLDLVLEALPGLLEQGGQLALLGAGDPVLQEGFLAAAAEHPGQVGVQIGYHEAFSHRIMGGADVILVPSRFEPCGLTQLYGLKYGTLPLVRRTGGLADTVSDSSLENLADGIASGFVFEDSNAWSLLRAIRRAFVLWSRPSLWRYVQRQAMSMDFSWHVAAQSYRELYQRLM; this is encoded by the coding sequence ATGCAGGTTTTACATGTATGTTCAGAGATGTTCCCGTTGTTAAAGACGGGCGGTCTGGCGGATGTTCTTGGTGCATTACCGGCGGCGCAAATCGCCGGGGGTGTGGATACCCGAGTTCTGTTGCCTGCCTTTCCGGATATCCGTCGCGGTATTCCAGATGCAAAGGTCGTGACGCGTCGTGAAACCTTCGCCGGGCGTATCACCCTGCTGTTTGGACATTACAATGGCGTTGGAATTTACCTGATTGACGCGCCGCACCTATATGACCGACCAGGGAGCCCGTATCACGATACGAACCTGTTCGCCTACACCGATAACGTCATGCGCTTTGCGCTGCTCGGCTGGGTAGGGGCCGAGATGGCCGTCGGGCTGGATCCGTTCTGGCGACCGAACGTGGTGCATGCCCACGACTGGCACGCGGGGCTCGCGCCGGCATACCTTGCCGCCCGCGGCAACCCGGCGAAATCGGTCTTTACGGTGCACAACCTTGCGTATCAGGGCATGTACTATGCCCATCATATGAATGACATCGATCTGCCATGGTCGTTCTTTAACATGCACGGGCTGGAGTTTAACGGGCAGATCTCCTTCCTGAAGGCGGGGCTGTACTACGCCGATCACATTACGGCGGTGAGCCCAACCTATGCCCGAGAAATTACCCTGCCGGAGTTCGGCTACGGTATGGAAGGGCTGCTGCAGCAGCGCCACCGCGAGGGCCGCCTGTCGGGGATCCTGAACGGCGTGGATGAGCAGATCTGGAGCCCGGAAACCGATCTCCTGCTGGCCGCACGCTATGGCCGTGATTCGGTGGAAGACAAAGCCGAAAACAAACGCCAGCTGCAGATTGCGATGGGGCTGAAGGTGAACGACAAAGTGCCGCTGTTCGCGGTGGTCAGCCGCCTGACCAGCCAGAAAGGGCTGGATCTGGTCCTGGAAGCGCTACCGGGGTTACTGGAGCAGGGCGGCCAGCTGGCGCTGCTCGGCGCGGGCGATCCTGTGCTGCAGGAAGGTTTCCTCGCCGCCGCCGCGGAACATCCGGGGCAGGTGGGTGTGCAGATCGGCTATCACGAAGCGTTTTCCCACCGCATTATGGGCGGCGCAGACGTAATTCTGGTGCCGAGCCGCTTCGAGCCCTGCGGTCTGACGCAGCTTTACGGCCTGAAATACGGCACCCTGCCGTTGGTAAGACGCACGGGCGGGCTGGCAGATACTGTTTCTGACAGCTCGCTGGAAAACCTGGCGGACGGTATCGCCAGCGGGTTTGTCTTTGAGGACAGTAATGCCTGGTCGCTGCTTCGTGCGATTCGGCGTGCATTCGTCTTGTGGTCCCGGCCGTCGCTGTGGCGTTACGTTCAGCGTCAGGCGATGTCCATGGACTTTAGCTGGCACGTTGCGGCGCAGTCCTACCGCGAACTCTATCAACGCTTGATGTAA